From Solibacillus sp. FSL W7-1464:
TTACAATACTTGCCGTTTTCATATATATGTTATGCGAATCCGCTTTTATCAGAGCAGTTTTTAATCGATTATTTGCCTGCAGCGGACCTGGAAGCACTCCAGTATAACAAGCCGGTATTATCTCGGTTATCCGTGTCCTTTAAACGTTATTTAGTTTCAACATTAATGGCCGACAAAAAGCGTCTGAACCCGGACTTTGTCGATCAGCTGGATGATTTTATTGAAAGCAATGCTTTTTACAATTCATTTGAACTCATCTATTTACCGGAAGCCGATGAAATACCGGATATGGATATGCAGCTTTTCGAGTATGACCGCGGTTCGTATAAATGGCCGGGCAGTGAGCATTTAGTAAAAGGAATCCCCTCACTTGTCAGTCAGAAGTATAACCGGTACGGGGATAGACGATTAACAAATGCCGAAATGGATAAAAAGTTTAAGACATACAGTGATGAACAAAAGCAGTTATTTACAGCAATTGCTGAACTGCATTGGCTGAATAAATATAAAAATGAGCTGGATTGGGCGTATATTTGCCAATATAATGTGCATTTAACGGAACAATTTCTAACGGCGCATATCAATTATGTCGATTTCGATGCGCTGGGCCAAAATACGGATATTGCAGTAAATGTAGAGTTTTTATCAACATATTTGCACCGGTTCAACCACCAAAAAGCGGTTCCGTTAATTATTTCCCATTTAACAGAGCAGTTTTATTTAACACATAAAGATGAAATTAAAGTCGATCTCGATTTGCTGTATAAGTATATGGATAATATTGATGAGGAAGAGTTTTTGCGAATTGAAAGTTATTTACTTGATTAATACAGGGCTGCTTCGTAATCAGATTACGAAGCAGCCTTTTGTTCTGAAAAAAAATCAACCTACAACGGATTCGTAGATTGATTTAATACAGTAGATTAAGTTGTAATTTCATAAACACCTCGATGCAGCATGGCGTAGTTTGCAGCCAAATGGGACATTTCCATCGTCAAATCAGGCTGGATATAGTGAATGTTCACAAGTTCGATTGAATGAAACGGCATTGCATCCTTATAATAAACCGTTTCGGTATGAGGGCTAATCATTTTGTCTCATCTCCTGTTCCATTGCATAGCCATTGTACGCAAGTAATTGCTGATAGGAAAGCTGATTTACGTAATACCGGAAATTCAGCGGCTGTAATCCAAACTGCTCACACTTCTCTACATACATTTGATACCCTTTTTCAAAATAACTCATTATTCTTCTCTCCTTTGTTATATAACAGTTTTTATTTGTAAATTAAATATATAACAGTTTATGTGCAGTGTCAATGAATTATCTGAATTTTTATTTTACTTTTAAAAATTTTAGATAACGGATTTTTATCAATATACCGCGGTATTCAATCATTTCATCTTATCGACATCTTTGTTACCATAGGAGTCGGGAGGAATTAGATGAATCTTATTTACAAAAAACTTATAGAACTTGGATTAAGTCCATTATTTGCTGAATATCTTTCAGTAGCGCTTATGATTATATTCATAGTAATCATTTGCTTAATTGCAAACTTCATCACGAAAAAGATCGTCATCCGATTTATTACACATGTTGTGAATAACAATAAATATCAGTGGGATAACATTCTGTTGGAAAAGAAAGTGTTCCATAAGTTATCTCATATTGTGCCGGCGATCATTATTTATTATTTTGCGGAAGCCTTTACGTACCAAGCCCTTATCGAAAAAGGAGCTGTTACGTATATCATAATAGTTGTATTAAGCCTAATAGGCAGTTTATTAAATGCTGTTCATGATATTTATCAAACATTTGAGATTTCAAAAGTACAACCGATTAAAGGCTATATTCAAGTCGTGAAAATAATTGTCTATGTTCTCGGGATTATCCTGGTCATCGCAAACTTAATCGGAGAAAATCCGCTGATCATTCTAAGTGGACTGGGTGCCTTGTCCGCTGTACTACTGCTCGTTTTTAAAGATTCCTTATTAGGTCTTGTCGCTGGGATCCAATTAACATCAAATGATATGGTGCGTGTAGGTGATTGGATTGAAATGCCGAAATACGGCGCGGACGGTGATGTCATCGATCTTTCATTAAATACAGTGAAAGTCCAAAACTTTGATAAAACCATTACGACGATTCCAAGTTATGCACTGATTTCGGATTCTTTTAAAAACTGGAGAGGTATGCAAGTTACTGGTGGAAGAAGACTCAAACGCTCGATCTTTATCGATACAACAAGCATCGCGTTTTGCTCCGAGGAAAAGATCGAGAAGTTACGAAACATCCATTATCTTACGGACTATATTGATACGAGACAACGGGAAATTACGGAATACAATGTGAAACATCGGATCGATACGAGCAATCAGGTGAATGGCAGAGCACTGACAAATGTCGGGCTGTTCCGAATGTACATTAGCAACTATTTAAAAAACCATCCAGGAATCCATAAAGAAATGACTACGATGGTAAGACAATTGGCGCCGAGCGAACATGGATTACCAATTGAGATATACGCCTTTTCAAACGATATCAACTGGGCGGTGTATGAGTCGATTCAAGCGGATATATTCGATCATCTCTTTGCAATCGCAACCGAGTTTGACCTGAGACTCTTCCAAAATCCAACCGGCAATGATTTTAAAACAATGAGTTCCTTACAGAATATAACTCAAAGCGAATCATAATAAAAACACCCATTTTCTCTTGGTTAGAAAATGGGTGTTTTATTGATTATAGCACGGGGGTGCCGCTCGTCTTCCTTGTTATAAGGCTCGTATATTTATTTAGTTTACATAATATAATTATCATAAATTATTGAATGGATTGTTTTTCAGTACTTCCTGAATTTGTTCATCCTCGATATGCGTGTAGATTTGTGTTGTCGCCACACTGGAGTGGCCAAGAATATGCTGTAATGTTCGAATGTCCGCTCCGGATTTATACATCATGGTCGCGGAAGTATGCCGCAGTTTATGCGGTGTCAGTTTTTCTTTCGGTGACTGACTGTTGCCATTAATCACTTTCACGATGCGTGCAATCGACTGTCTCGCAAAACGTGTCCCTTTTTGAGAAATGAACAGCGGTTCCTTTCCTTCCCCTTTATATGCATGCCGCTCCTGTAAATACTTATCTAATGCGTTTATACACGCATCATTTAAATATACATGGCGTTCTTTATTCCCTTTCCCGATCACCGTCAGCATCCGGCCATTGATGGAATCGATATTGAGTGAACACAACTCGGAAACACGAATGCCGAGATTCAGGAAAAAGACCATCATGCATTCATCACGCGCACTGTACGACTGTATCTGTACTGCGCCGATAAAATCCTTTGCCTCATTATAATTTAAATAAACTGGCTGGCGTCGGCCGATTTTTGGTGTTTCCAGATGCTCGGCCGGATTTTCATCAATGAGACGACGCTTGCCTTTTAAGTATTTGAAAAAAGATTTCAAGGTGGCTACTTTGCGTGCACGGGCTGATGAGGAATTGCCGCGCTGAACTTCGCAATACTCCATAAACAAATATAAGTCTTCGAGAGACACTTCTTTAATTTGATCGATTTTAACTTCAGAAATGTCGATTGTATGTAAACGGTCTAACGGAATATCTTCTTCAATCGCTTTTAGAAAACGCAGGAACAATATTAGATCATATTCATATTCTTTTCGGGTTCTTTGGGACTTTCCCGTAATCGTTGTTAAGTAAATCAAAAAATCACGTAAAAATTTCGGCAGCTTCAATTTCGTCCAATCCCCCTCTATTTAGCTCTTATTATAGCATAAAAAATGTTCCCAAATTTATATTTGGGAACATTATTGCTAATTTAGAAGATTTAAGCGGTATTTCGACAATAAATAGAAACATACGTTCTTGTTTTGTGAATTCGCTCTCAGACGAAGTGAAATGTCGATTCGTGGATGATGATCCATGTCGAATCGTCTGAGAGCGATTTTTGTCGAAGCTCTTTTTGGTTAAGTTTATCGAATTTTGGGAATAGATGTTCCAGGAGGTGAAAGGATGAATGCGCTAAAAACCCACTATGTTTTTTATTATCCTTTCAATTATCGACAGTACGATTTTGAAAAGTTACAGCAGAATCTAA
This genomic window contains:
- a CDS encoding nucleoside-diphosphate sugar epimerase, with amino-acid sequence MLKIKKIEFIKVLYDDAITQNIFSIANITFSNRSPIQGALLYWQKNESKEPYTKEGDYKFFYDLAKAQYFAAVKFPKDCELTRDERQELAYILLEERGAIGTYSFVSTKPKATFHLNKVFQEIPFPEQFSVDDFNNLSVVKMLESNDETAYEQLPYDGVFLEAYRNWCQQAVQLHPSRLTAYLQYLPFSYICYANPLLSEQFLIDYLPAADLEALQYNKPVLSRLSVSFKRYLVSTLMADKKRLNPDFVDQLDDFIESNAFYNSFELIYLPEADEIPDMDMQLFEYDRGSYKWPGSEHLVKGIPSLVSQKYNRYGDRRLTNAEMDKKFKTYSDEQKQLFTAIAELHWLNKYKNELDWAYICQYNVHLTEQFLTAHINYVDFDALGQNTDIAVNVEFLSTYLHRFNHQKAVPLIISHLTEQFYLTHKDEIKVDLDLLYKYMDNIDEEEFLRIESYLLD
- a CDS encoding transcriptional regulator, producing MSYFEKGYQMYVEKCEQFGLQPLNFRYYVNQLSYQQLLAYNGYAMEQEMRQND
- a CDS encoding mechanosensitive ion channel family protein; protein product: MNLIYKKLIELGLSPLFAEYLSVALMIIFIVIICLIANFITKKIVIRFITHVVNNNKYQWDNILLEKKVFHKLSHIVPAIIIYYFAEAFTYQALIEKGAVTYIIIVVLSLIGSLLNAVHDIYQTFEISKVQPIKGYIQVVKIIVYVLGIILVIANLIGENPLIILSGLGALSAVLLLVFKDSLLGLVAGIQLTSNDMVRVGDWIEMPKYGADGDVIDLSLNTVKVQNFDKTITTIPSYALISDSFKNWRGMQVTGGRRLKRSIFIDTTSIAFCSEEKIEKLRNIHYLTDYIDTRQREITEYNVKHRIDTSNQVNGRALTNVGLFRMYISNYLKNHPGIHKEMTTMVRQLAPSEHGLPIEIYAFSNDINWAVYESIQADIFDHLFAIATEFDLRLFQNPTGNDFKTMSSLQNITQSES
- a CDS encoding tyrosine recombinase XerC — its product is MKLPKFLRDFLIYLTTITGKSQRTRKEYEYDLILFLRFLKAIEEDIPLDRLHTIDISEVKIDQIKEVSLEDLYLFMEYCEVQRGNSSSARARKVATLKSFFKYLKGKRRLIDENPAEHLETPKIGRRQPVYLNYNEAKDFIGAVQIQSYSARDECMMVFFLNLGIRVSELCSLNIDSINGRMLTVIGKGNKERHVYLNDACINALDKYLQERHAYKGEGKEPLFISQKGTRFARQSIARIVKVINGNSQSPKEKLTPHKLRHTSATMMYKSGADIRTLQHILGHSSVATTQIYTHIEDEQIQEVLKNNPFNNL